The following proteins are encoded in a genomic region of Cyclonatronum proteinivorum:
- a CDS encoding fumarate reductase/succinate dehydrogenase flavoprotein subunit has translation MEVASKQSTFKWDSKIPTGPLVDKWKTHKNNIKLVNPSNKRKYNIIVVGTGLAGASAAASLGELGYNVKAFCIQDSARRAHSIAAQGGINAAKNYANDGDSIWRLFYDTIKGGDYRAREANVYRLAEVSNSIIDQCVAQGVPFARDYGGMLVNRSFGGAQLSRTFYARGQTGQQLLLGAYSALMKTIKSGKVKMYTREEMLDLVTVDGVSKGIISRNLVTGKINRHAADAVLLCTGGYGNVFYLSTNAKNSNVTAAWRCYRKGALFGNPSFTQIHPTCIPVSGEYQSKLTLMSESLRNDGRVWVPKAKNDKRHPNDIPEDERDYYLERIYPSFGNLVPRDVASRNAKNVCDEGRGVGTSGLAVYLDFRDAIKRDSEQAIRERYGNLFEMYEKITDENPYEVPMRIYPAVHYTMGGLWVDYNLMTTVPGLFALGEANFSDHGANRLGASALMQGLADGYFVIPYTVGDYLAGITPGDVTTDHEAFEKTEKAIVAEIDKLLSIKGSKTILDFHRQLGKIMWDKVGMSRDEQGLKEAIAEISALRKEFWSDVFVPGEPATYNKYLEYAMRVADFIELGELMARDALERPESCGGHFREESKTPEGEAKRDDENYAYVSAWEFTGVDTPPVHHKEPLVFENVKLTQRSYK, from the coding sequence ATGGAAGTTGCATCAAAACAATCAACCTTCAAGTGGGATTCTAAAATCCCGACCGGTCCGCTTGTAGACAAGTGGAAAACGCATAAAAACAACATCAAACTTGTTAATCCGAGCAACAAGCGGAAGTACAATATTATAGTAGTAGGTACCGGTCTTGCAGGTGCATCCGCTGCAGCTTCTCTTGGTGAACTGGGCTACAACGTAAAAGCTTTTTGTATTCAGGATTCTGCCCGCCGTGCACACAGTATCGCAGCACAGGGCGGTATCAACGCAGCCAAGAACTACGCCAACGACGGCGACAGCATCTGGCGCCTTTTCTATGATACCATTAAAGGGGGCGACTACCGTGCCCGCGAAGCAAATGTGTACCGCCTCGCTGAAGTAAGCAACAGCATTATCGATCAGTGCGTCGCACAGGGGGTACCTTTCGCCCGCGATTACGGCGGAATGCTCGTGAACCGTTCCTTCGGTGGCGCACAGCTTTCCCGTACCTTCTACGCCCGCGGTCAAACCGGGCAGCAGCTCCTTCTCGGTGCCTATAGCGCGCTGATGAAAACCATCAAGAGCGGCAAAGTGAAGATGTACACCCGCGAAGAAATGCTCGATCTCGTAACGGTTGACGGCGTTTCTAAAGGGATCATCAGCCGTAATCTCGTAACCGGTAAAATTAACCGGCACGCAGCCGACGCGGTGCTCCTCTGTACCGGCGGCTACGGCAACGTTTTCTATCTCTCCACCAATGCCAAAAACTCCAACGTAACCGCAGCTTGGCGCTGTTACCGCAAAGGCGCGCTGTTCGGAAACCCAAGCTTCACACAAATTCACCCAACCTGTATCCCGGTTTCCGGTGAATATCAGTCCAAGCTCACCCTCATGAGTGAGTCGCTCCGTAACGACGGACGCGTGTGGGTGCCCAAGGCCAAAAACGACAAGCGTCACCCGAACGACATTCCCGAAGACGAGCGCGATTATTACCTCGAACGCATCTATCCGAGTTTCGGTAACCTTGTACCGCGCGACGTAGCTTCGAGAAACGCCAAAAACGTTTGTGATGAAGGCCGCGGCGTAGGTACAAGCGGACTCGCTGTTTATCTCGATTTCCGCGACGCCATCAAGCGCGACAGCGAGCAGGCTATCCGCGAGCGCTACGGAAACCTCTTCGAAATGTATGAGAAAATCACCGATGAAAACCCCTACGAAGTGCCCATGCGGATTTACCCCGCCGTGCACTACACCATGGGCGGCCTGTGGGTAGATTACAACCTCATGACAACCGTACCCGGCTTGTTCGCCCTCGGCGAAGCCAACTTCTCTGATCACGGTGCCAACCGTCTCGGTGCAAGCGCGCTCATGCAGGGCCTTGCCGACGGTTACTTTGTAATCCCTTACACCGTAGGCGATTACCTCGCAGGCATCACCCCCGGCGATGTTACGACCGATCACGAAGCCTTCGAAAAAACCGAAAAAGCGATTGTAGCTGAAATCGACAAGCTCCTGAGCATCAAAGGCAGCAAAACCATCCTTGATTTCCACAGGCAGCTCGGTAAAATCATGTGGGATAAGGTCGGCATGTCGCGCGATGAGCAAGGCCTCAAAGAAGCTATTGCCGAAATCAGCGCGCTGCGCAAAGAATTCTGGTCAGATGTTTTCGTACCCGGCGAGCCGGCTACCTACAATAAATACCTCGAATACGCCATGCGCGTAGCCGATTTCATCGAACTTGGTGAACTTATGGCCCGCGATGCTCTCGAGCGCCCCGAATCCTGCGGCGGTCACTTCCGCGAAGAATCCAAAACACCGGAAGGCGAAGCCAAGCGCGACGACGAGAACTATGCCTACGTTTCCGCCTGGGAATTCACCGGCGTGGATACACCGCCCGTTCACCACAAAGAGCCCCTGGTGTTCGAAAATGTCAAACTCACACAGCGTAGCTACAAATAA
- a CDS encoding cob(I)yrinic acid a,c-diamide adenosyltransferase, producing the protein MKIYTKTGDKGETSLFGGQRVKKTNIRIETYGTADELNSFIGLARSFGLTDQNETIAVQLQNDLFVLGADLATPPTKQAKIARIGQTHFEQLESFIDEVSAELAPLTNFLLPTGTQSASALHIARTVCRRAERICIEARQSEDISEDVIIYLNRLSDLLFVMARLENERSNIPETRWIAR; encoded by the coding sequence ATGAAAATCTATACCAAAACCGGCGATAAAGGCGAAACTTCGCTGTTTGGCGGTCAGCGCGTCAAAAAAACAAACATTAGAATTGAGACCTACGGAACAGCTGATGAGCTGAACTCCTTTATAGGGCTCGCCCGCAGTTTCGGGCTCACGGATCAAAATGAAACCATCGCTGTTCAGCTGCAAAACGATCTGTTTGTTCTGGGTGCCGACCTTGCAACACCACCTACCAAGCAAGCCAAAATTGCGCGGATTGGCCAAACGCACTTCGAGCAACTCGAAAGCTTCATCGATGAAGTTTCCGCTGAGCTTGCTCCCCTGACCAACTTTCTGCTTCCAACAGGCACACAGTCGGCTTCAGCACTACATATCGCCCGGACCGTGTGCCGCAGGGCTGAGCGTATCTGCATTGAAGCCCGCCAAAGCGAAGATATTTCGGAAGATGTCATCATCTATCTGAACCGTCTTTCTGATCTCTTATTTGTGATGGCGCGGCTCGAAAATGAGCGGTCCAACATTCCCGAAACCCGCTGGATTGCCCGCTAA
- a CDS encoding tetratricopeptide repeat protein, whose amino-acid sequence MADYELKDIRTDILEPSQSVPVVLDFWAPWCGPCRTLGPVLEKLAAQSKGKWKFVKVNVDEPENQQIAAQFQIRSIPAVRMLYQGKLLGSFEGSLPEAQIRQWLKENLPDTGEGDEEEDGEEPGVAKWLEAGNREAALEAAKKAYEQDKKDEQAITDLAMLLLPDDIETSEKLLGTVADTGKFEIERESLLMLKHLQEIARGNASPTATGKLADTYISGAKALFAHDYDKALEHFISVLMADRTFEDDGARKACVAVFKLLSDAHPTAKKYRRRFSMALY is encoded by the coding sequence ATGGCCGATTACGAATTAAAAGATATCCGCACTGACATTCTCGAGCCGAGTCAGTCTGTTCCCGTCGTTCTGGATTTTTGGGCACCCTGGTGCGGGCCCTGCCGGACGCTGGGTCCCGTGCTCGAAAAACTTGCCGCACAGTCTAAGGGCAAGTGGAAATTTGTGAAGGTTAATGTGGATGAACCTGAGAATCAGCAAATTGCGGCACAGTTTCAGATTCGCAGCATACCTGCCGTACGAATGCTCTATCAGGGCAAGCTGCTGGGCTCTTTTGAAGGCTCCCTGCCGGAAGCTCAGATCAGGCAATGGCTTAAAGAAAATCTGCCCGATACAGGAGAAGGCGATGAAGAGGAAGACGGCGAGGAACCGGGGGTAGCCAAATGGCTTGAAGCCGGGAATCGGGAAGCTGCTCTCGAAGCTGCCAAGAAGGCATACGAACAGGATAAAAAAGATGAGCAAGCCATCACCGATCTTGCCATGCTGCTGTTACCTGACGATATCGAGACATCCGAAAAACTGCTTGGTACGGTAGCGGATACCGGTAAATTTGAAATTGAGCGCGAAAGCCTGCTTATGCTCAAGCACCTGCAGGAAATCGCCCGCGGCAATGCGTCACCAACAGCAACCGGCAAACTGGCCGACACCTACATTTCAGGTGCTAAAGCTCTTTTTGCGCACGATTACGACAAAGCGCTTGAGCATTTTATTTCCGTACTGATGGCAGACCGTACCTTTGAAGACGACGGCGCCCGAAAAGCCTGCGTTGCCGTTTTCAAACTGCTGAGCGACGCGCACCCGACAGCCAAAAAATACCGCCGCCGTTTTTCAATGGCGCTGTACTAA
- the rplU gene encoding 50S ribosomal protein L21: MFAIVQIGGHQYKVRANDTIFVDRLAEEAEASVSFDKVLLISNEDDVTVGSPVVESAKVEATIEKHLKGDKVIVFKKKRRKGYQKSNGHRQHLTQLTINSITV, encoded by the coding sequence ATGTTCGCAATTGTACAAATTGGCGGTCATCAGTATAAAGTCAGAGCTAACGATACTATTTTTGTAGATCGCCTGGCTGAGGAAGCGGAAGCTTCTGTTTCTTTTGATAAGGTACTGCTTATTTCAAATGAAGACGACGTTACCGTCGGTAGCCCGGTTGTTGAATCAGCGAAAGTTGAAGCTACGATTGAAAAGCACCTGAAAGGCGATAAAGTTATCGTTTTCAAGAAAAAGCGTCGCAAGGGCTATCAGAAGAGTAACGGTCACCGTCAGCATCTTACCCAATTAACCATCAACTCCATTACGGTTTAA
- a CDS encoding LexA family protein, giving the protein MDLKQLTRKQKLFFEYIRDFYHDHGIWPTYREIADEFGFRSPNSVTQNLQALLKKGFLVKAEDGEYLLPEELSRQESGDDEGIPVRGIIAAGYLQEAVEANLGKITLKHLLPGLDKMYALRVSGYSMRDVGVMDGDFVLLMDDDVKDGDIGAVLYNGETSLKRIFYGPNGLRLEPANDAFSDIYIEPDIFEEVRVLGRYVGHVNRSGFYRKRPD; this is encoded by the coding sequence ATGGATCTGAAACAGCTCACCCGCAAGCAAAAACTCTTTTTCGAGTACATCCGTGACTTCTATCACGATCATGGCATTTGGCCTACCTACCGCGAGATTGCGGACGAATTTGGGTTCAGGTCGCCGAACAGTGTGACGCAGAATCTGCAGGCGCTGCTGAAAAAAGGCTTTCTGGTGAAAGCTGAAGACGGCGAGTATCTGCTGCCTGAAGAGCTCTCGCGGCAGGAATCCGGAGATGATGAGGGCATTCCGGTGCGCGGTATTATTGCTGCGGGATACCTGCAGGAAGCGGTTGAGGCGAATCTCGGCAAGATTACGCTCAAGCATTTGCTGCCTGGTCTCGACAAAATGTACGCGCTGCGGGTTAGCGGCTACAGCATGCGCGATGTGGGTGTGATGGACGGGGATTTTGTGCTTCTGATGGATGATGATGTTAAGGACGGTGATATCGGTGCGGTGCTGTACAATGGTGAGACGAGTTTGAAGCGCATTTTCTACGGTCCAAACGGGTTGCGGCTCGAACCGGCCAACGACGCCTTCAGCGACATCTACATCGAGCCCGATATTTTTGAAGAGGTGCGCGTGCTGGGCAGGTATGTCGGGCATGTAAACCGCTCTGGCTTCTACCGCAAGCGCCCCGACTGA
- a CDS encoding SGNH/GDSL hydrolase family protein gives MALTTKQKRYIQKHAGTKPAGRIAADLKMDESEVRTYLAQLNEKEGVASSGPAGSRKILFYSIMLAIPLLFFVLLEAGLRMGNYRGDLSLFVYPQSLEGRYAVPNPNFTGRYFFRTATLPSPADDVFLTQKPENGFRVFVLGGSTANGYPYGFNGSFSRSFRDMLQDMAPDRHVEVVNVATSAINSYSIYDQIPELLNYKPDAILIYAGHNEYYGALGVASSETFGAFPGFVRAYLRLQRFRTFMLLRDGIVRLSGVFASGSGAAGSGTLMQRMVGEQLIPLDSELYELGRLQFESNLNAIMRRLERANVPVFIGTLTSNLKDHHPFLSVETDAHPRADVVFAEAQQAYEAGDFERAFERFLKAKELDALRFRAPESFNEIIRTTAARFANAHTIPVHEAFKRESAHQLIGFNLMTEHLHPNIPGFHLMARTFMEGFKAAGLPSIDLQTDRLQSWEQYVQRMELTEFDHRVGEHRVKLLMNAWPFVEQRDPRGYPRNYRFTSEADSVAFMVVNEGQRWDQSKVELAGIYEQQGRFSEALAEYRGLMRAQPFNDSPFIFAARVWLGLDNFEEARPLLEHALEIEASAFTTRMLGAIEVDAGNLERGISLLTKSLALEPNDPQTLFNLSGAHGLKRDFQKADEMLRRLEQINPNFPGAQAWRRQLNQHLSRN, from the coding sequence ATGGCCCTGACCACCAAACAGAAACGCTACATTCAAAAACACGCCGGCACCAAACCGGCGGGGCGTATTGCCGCTGATCTCAAAATGGATGAAAGCGAAGTACGAACGTATCTCGCACAGCTCAATGAGAAAGAAGGTGTTGCGTCTTCTGGTCCGGCAGGCAGCCGTAAAATTCTGTTTTACAGCATTATGCTCGCCATTCCGCTGCTGTTTTTTGTACTGCTTGAAGCGGGTCTGCGCATGGGCAACTACCGGGGTGACCTATCCCTGTTTGTGTATCCGCAGTCGCTGGAAGGCCGCTATGCAGTGCCCAACCCGAATTTTACGGGCCGCTATTTTTTCCGCACGGCAACCCTTCCGAGTCCTGCAGATGATGTTTTCCTGACCCAAAAGCCTGAGAACGGCTTCCGGGTTTTTGTGCTTGGCGGCTCTACCGCGAACGGCTATCCCTACGGCTTCAACGGAAGCTTCAGCCGTTCTTTCCGCGACATGCTGCAGGATATGGCGCCTGACCGGCATGTTGAAGTCGTAAACGTGGCAACATCAGCCATCAACAGCTACTCCATTTATGATCAGATTCCGGAGCTGCTGAATTATAAGCCTGACGCGATTCTGATTTATGCGGGGCATAACGAGTATTACGGCGCGCTTGGGGTTGCTTCATCCGAGACTTTTGGCGCCTTTCCGGGATTTGTGCGCGCGTACCTGCGGCTGCAGCGTTTTCGCACCTTCATGCTGCTGCGGGATGGCATTGTGCGCCTGAGCGGGGTTTTCGCTTCGGGATCAGGTGCAGCGGGCAGCGGCACGCTCATGCAGCGAATGGTGGGCGAACAGCTGATTCCGCTCGACAGCGAGCTGTATGAATTGGGGCGGCTTCAGTTTGAAAGCAATCTCAACGCTATTATGCGACGCCTTGAACGCGCCAATGTGCCGGTCTTCATCGGCACCCTGACAAGCAATCTTAAGGATCATCATCCCTTTTTGTCTGTTGAAACAGACGCGCACCCCCGTGCGGATGTGGTGTTTGCAGAAGCACAACAGGCGTATGAAGCCGGAGATTTTGAACGGGCTTTTGAGCGCTTCCTGAAAGCCAAAGAGCTTGACGCCCTGCGGTTCCGCGCGCCGGAATCTTTCAACGAAATCATCCGCACTACTGCGGCCCGCTTCGCGAATGCGCACACCATACCGGTTCACGAAGCCTTCAAGCGGGAAAGCGCACATCAGCTGATTGGCTTTAACCTAATGACTGAGCACCTGCACCCGAATATTCCGGGCTTTCACCTGATGGCACGAACGTTTATGGAAGGATTCAAAGCGGCAGGCCTGCCTTCCATCGACCTGCAAACCGACCGTCTGCAAAGCTGGGAACAGTATGTGCAGCGGATGGAGCTTACCGAGTTTGATCACAGAGTTGGAGAGCACCGCGTGAAGCTGCTCATGAACGCCTGGCCTTTCGTAGAACAGCGCGATCCGCGGGGATATCCCCGGAATTATCGTTTTACGTCGGAAGCCGACAGCGTGGCTTTTATGGTTGTTAACGAGGGTCAGCGCTGGGATCAAAGCAAGGTTGAGCTGGCGGGTATTTACGAGCAACAGGGACGGTTTAGTGAAGCCCTTGCGGAGTATCGCGGCCTGATGCGCGCGCAGCCCTTCAACGACAGTCCGTTTATTTTTGCCGCGCGGGTCTGGCTGGGTCTGGATAATTTTGAGGAAGCCCGTCCCCTGCTCGAACATGCGCTTGAAATCGAAGCAAGTGCGTTTACGACACGCATGCTGGGCGCCATTGAAGTTGACGCCGGAAACCTGGAACGCGGGATCAGCCTGTTAACGAAATCCCTTGCACTCGAGCCCAATGATCCACAAACCCTGTTTAACCTTTCCGGTGCGCACGGACTGAAACGCGATTTTCAAAAGGCCGATGAAATGTTGAGACGACTGGAACAAATCAATCCGAACTTTCCCGGTGCTCAGGCCTGGCGCCGGCAGCTAAATCAGCATTTGAGCCGTAATTAA
- the glmM gene encoding phosphoglucosamine mutase, translated as MALMVSVSGIRGIFGTDLNPENLARYSAAFGQWTGGGTVVVGRDSRVTGELCERVVVAALQSAGCNVIKTGIVPTPTVAMAVLKHKAAGGIILSASHNPAEWNALKMLNSKSEFLDASEGAEVLKIAESGISYSAWDQLGTVTEDAEAVRTHVDSILALPYIDADKIAARNFTVAVDAVNGAGSESIPYLLERLGVQTVHRLHCTPDGLFPHNPEPLPEHLGEICDLIREKGADLGVVTDPDADRLALVDNNGRLFGEEYTQAAAFDFYLNHRKGDVCTNLSSSMICDFVAEKYGVRCHRAAVGEINVVKKMRAEGAVISGEGNGGVILPELHAGRDALVGIAMVLQHLADTGLTAAAYRDSLPNYYISKNKIQLGDVNAEAALLKVLHAYAHLEPDDTDGIKIVMDDGWAHLRKSNTEPIIRIYTESDSMERADAIANEIKALIR; from the coding sequence ATGGCACTTATGGTATCCGTTTCGGGAATCAGAGGTATTTTTGGTACCGATCTGAATCCTGAAAACCTGGCGCGCTACAGCGCTGCTTTTGGTCAGTGGACCGGCGGGGGAACCGTCGTAGTCGGGCGCGACTCGCGCGTTACCGGCGAATTATGTGAACGCGTTGTCGTTGCAGCGCTTCAGTCGGCAGGCTGCAATGTCATCAAAACCGGCATTGTACCCACGCCTACCGTTGCGATGGCCGTACTGAAACACAAGGCTGCGGGCGGGATTATTCTCTCGGCGAGTCACAATCCGGCGGAGTGGAACGCGCTGAAAATGCTCAACAGCAAATCGGAGTTTCTGGACGCTTCCGAAGGCGCAGAAGTGCTGAAGATTGCTGAAAGCGGGATAAGCTATTCGGCCTGGGATCAGCTTGGTACCGTAACGGAAGACGCCGAGGCCGTAAGGACGCATGTTGACAGCATTCTCGCGCTGCCCTACATCGACGCAGACAAAATTGCGGCCCGCAACTTCACGGTTGCCGTTGACGCCGTGAACGGTGCCGGTTCAGAAAGTATCCCCTACCTGCTGGAGCGACTTGGCGTACAAACGGTGCACCGGCTGCACTGCACCCCCGACGGGCTGTTCCCGCACAACCCTGAGCCACTGCCCGAGCATTTGGGCGAAATCTGCGATCTGATCCGGGAAAAGGGCGCCGATCTTGGCGTCGTTACCGATCCCGACGCCGACCGTCTCGCCCTTGTGGACAACAACGGACGCCTGTTTGGTGAAGAGTACACACAGGCTGCGGCCTTCGATTTTTACCTGAATCACCGGAAAGGGGATGTGTGCACCAATCTCTCGTCGTCCATGATTTGCGACTTTGTGGCTGAAAAGTACGGGGTGCGCTGTCATCGTGCGGCCGTAGGCGAAATCAATGTGGTGAAAAAAATGCGCGCGGAAGGCGCTGTTATTTCCGGCGAAGGCAACGGCGGCGTGATTCTGCCGGAGCTGCATGCCGGGCGCGACGCGCTTGTCGGGATTGCGATGGTTCTGCAACACCTGGCCGATACCGGTCTCACTGCTGCTGCTTACCGCGACAGCCTGCCAAACTACTATATCTCCAAAAACAAGATTCAGCTGGGCGATGTAAACGCCGAGGCAGCGCTGCTAAAAGTGCTGCATGCCTACGCGCACCTTGAGCCCGACGATACCGACGGTATCAAAATTGTGATGGATGACGGCTGGGCACATCTCCGCAAATCGAACACGGAACCGATTATCCGGATTTACACCGAGAGCGACAGCATGGAGCGGGCCGACGCCATTGCAAATGAAATTAAGGCGCTGATCCGCTAA
- a CDS encoding succinate dehydrogenase cytochrome b subunit, whose product MASFSNLLQTTVGRKILTGVTGIFLTLFLVAHLAGNLSLFAGDGGEAFNLYAVFLHDLGPLLWIAEIILIILFALHAYLGIKIYLGKKKARPVDYSYYKSQGGPSKQNLASKTMLISGSVILLFVILHVLHFKYNFFMPQMTVANPGGGEMIDLAGHVEQAFLNPWITLAYTAVMLLIGVHLKHGVWSAFISLGAKNPKLVPLLYTVGGIVAALLAVGFLIIPVFIFFNGGLL is encoded by the coding sequence ATGGCCTCATTTAGCAATTTGCTCCAAACTACGGTAGGCCGGAAAATCCTGACAGGGGTTACCGGTATCTTCCTGACCTTATTTTTAGTGGCTCACCTTGCAGGTAACCTGAGCCTTTTCGCCGGCGACGGCGGTGAAGCGTTTAATCTGTACGCTGTTTTCCTGCATGATTTAGGCCCCCTTCTGTGGATCGCTGAAATCATCCTCATCATCCTTTTTGCCCTGCACGCCTACTTAGGTATCAAAATCTATCTCGGCAAAAAGAAAGCACGTCCGGTAGATTACAGCTACTACAAGTCACAAGGCGGCCCGAGTAAGCAGAACCTGGCATCCAAAACCATGCTGATTTCCGGTTCCGTCATTCTCCTTTTTGTGATTCTGCATGTGCTGCACTTTAAATACAACTTTTTCATGCCCCAAATGACGGTTGCAAACCCGGGCGGCGGTGAAATGATTGACCTTGCCGGGCATGTGGAACAAGCATTCCTCAATCCGTGGATTACCCTGGCCTATACGGCCGTAATGCTGTTAATTGGCGTACACCTTAAGCATGGTGTATGGAGTGCCTTTATTTCGCTTGGTGCCAAAAATCCCAAGCTCGTACCCTTACTCTACACGGTAGGCGGAATTGTAGCAGCCTTACTCGCTGTTGGTTTTCTAATCATCCCAGTGTTCATATTCTTTAACGGAGGATTATTATAA
- the rpmA gene encoding 50S ribosomal protein L27, whose product MAHKKGQGSSRNGRDSESKRLGVKKFGGQFVQAGNIIIRQRGTKFHPGENVGLGKDYTIFATSHGTVEFKTGRNNRKFVSVVPQA is encoded by the coding sequence ATGGCTCATAAGAAAGGTCAAGGTTCCAGTAGAAACGGCCGCGATTCAGAAAGCAAACGACTTGGTGTCAAGAAATTTGGCGGTCAGTTCGTTCAGGCCGGAAATATCATCATTCGTCAGCGGGGTACCAAGTTTCATCCCGGCGAGAATGTTGGTTTGGGCAAAGACTACACTATCTTCGCTACATCGCACGGCACTGTCGAATTTAAAACCGGTCGTAACAACCGCAAGTTTGTTTCGGTTGTACCACAGGCTTAA
- a CDS encoding fumarylacetoacetate hydrolase family protein has translation MRNIKIPGLPGMQSVNSVFCIGRNYAAHAKELNNPVPALPVVFSKPITAITFDGGEIIIPTQHTKDVHHEAEMVVSIGKTGRFIPENEAMDYISGYAIGIDVTARDLQSALKAKSQPWTLAKGMDTFAPIGNFVPASAVADPADLTVSLSVNGERRQHGNTSDMIFSLPALISYLSGFVTLHSGDLIFTGTPEGVGPLKNGDSVTAVLGNNLSTLRLSVREI, from the coding sequence ATGAGAAATATCAAAATACCGGGACTGCCCGGCATGCAGTCCGTTAATTCCGTTTTTTGCATTGGCCGTAACTATGCGGCACATGCCAAAGAGCTGAACAACCCCGTACCGGCGCTCCCGGTTGTATTCAGCAAACCCATTACAGCCATTACATTTGACGGCGGTGAAATCATCATCCCTACGCAGCATACCAAAGATGTTCATCATGAAGCTGAAATGGTAGTCTCCATCGGCAAAACCGGACGCTTCATCCCGGAAAACGAGGCCATGGATTATATCTCAGGCTACGCCATTGGCATTGATGTGACGGCGCGGGACCTGCAGTCTGCCTTAAAGGCGAAGTCACAGCCCTGGACCCTTGCCAAAGGCATGGATACCTTTGCTCCTATCGGCAACTTTGTGCCGGCTTCCGCGGTAGCTGATCCGGCTGATCTCACTGTTTCACTCTCGGTTAATGGCGAACGGCGGCAGCATGGTAACACTTCGGATATGATCTTCAGCCTGCCTGCACTCATCAGTTATCTTTCCGGTTTTGTTACGCTGCACAGCGGTGATCTCATTTTCACCGGGACCCCGGAAGGCGTTGGTCCCCTGAAAAACGGCGATTCCGTAACCGCTGTACTGGGAAATAATTTGAGTACCCTGCGCCTTAGCGTACGGGAAATATGA
- a CDS encoding IMPACT family protein, translating to MQPTDFKTISGNPTADYRILGSKFLAFAVACTHADAFSEQLAEIKRAHHSATHHCYAWRINPHQPEEFSQDDGEPSGTAGLPILNELRSRKLINCGLIVVRYYGGTKLGKPGLIDAYSRSAALCLDEARILRVQPGLQIEICCGYPHKKQVDYLLERADAHIADAVYTEDVRYTVHVNTQAADSLTDALQKLSYLGISCKSKGGVLITSPL from the coding sequence ATGCAACCAACCGACTTCAAAACTATTTCCGGCAATCCGACTGCAGATTACCGCATTCTGGGCTCCAAATTTTTGGCCTTTGCTGTAGCTTGCACGCATGCGGATGCGTTCTCGGAACAGCTCGCCGAAATTAAGCGCGCACACCATAGCGCGACCCATCACTGCTATGCCTGGCGCATAAATCCGCACCAACCCGAAGAGTTTTCACAGGATGACGGCGAGCCTTCAGGCACTGCAGGACTGCCGATTCTGAATGAACTGCGGTCCCGTAAGCTGATCAACTGCGGCCTGATTGTGGTACGCTACTATGGCGGCACCAAGCTTGGAAAACCGGGTCTGATCGACGCCTACAGCCGCAGTGCAGCGCTTTGTCTTGATGAAGCCCGGATACTGCGCGTTCAGCCCGGCTTACAGATAGAAATCTGCTGCGGCTACCCGCACAAAAAACAGGTGGACTACCTGCTCGAAAGGGCTGATGCACACATTGCCGACGCCGTTTACACCGAAGACGTGCGCTACACCGTGCACGTTAACACGCAGGCTGCGGACTCCCTGACCGACGCCCTTCAGAAACTCAGCTATCTCGGCATAAGCTGTAAGTCAAAAGGCGGGGTGCTGATCACCAGCCCGCTTTAG